In Campylobacter concisus, a genomic segment contains:
- the tatA gene encoding twin-arginine translocase TatA/TatE family subunit has translation MGSFSIGHWLVVLAIIVLLFGAKKIPELAKGLGKGIKTFKAEMEDTTPEKSEKVEHKEENADSQKIEETTKNA, from the coding sequence ATGGGTTCTTTTAGTATTGGTCACTGGCTAGTTGTTTTAGCGATTATTGTTTTACTTTTTGGAGCAAAGAAGATCCCAGAACTTGCAAAAGGACTAGGCAAAGGTATAAAGACTTTTAAGGCTGAGATGGAGGACACAACCCCTGAAAAGAGTGAGAAAGTCGAGCATAAAGAAGAGAATGCCGATAGTCAAAAAATAGAAGAAACAACTAAAAACGCATAG
- a CDS encoding glycoside hydrolase family 19 protein has product MPLTPRNDVNFKRNLIDIIKFSYDNDISRPFISNNKLLIGYGFSLKDDIELICTQIYKNNKDKVIKDVKRTITNTTSTTTIEKIDTDELLKKINDAAKEAYAKSRSADTLPEFEFSSEDQLNAILEQKLTPLIQEINQKLNNSPLKNLQAVSLTSDTQNSQISREHVALLALLYISKKSNIDPSLASYIKSKNRFKAWFWLAYESFSDEASNKISLLREKISNQFGLYESDEQNVNFAECIDVFSHLNISKAKYKSKNQNNKEIIQDVTHLEFMKLQENGSNLNASDASKCEALFQPFVTKINSLLSTQSTKTFSLENIYCVNLISSNASNTSRINKLLRQREEEFYKQESILLLCPRKMTTPIRVFQPKKSEFTVVLASQTPFDCSELNPKELNSSRPNYGKVNLCELILTDFKFDSYEDSKNEEIKFKNTKSKDTVILYQENKNEEDKINGATFTSIKQNSDDIEYKLEDGAISMKYFEDQTSNNKHLNFSLLNFAKENNFTLRDDKDSAMFDIRLRLAHGNNIVPTSTSSSGLTLTINNLIIENEDGKTSEDIDKIYLHHCFDKSIYESISLVKNEDSDIKNSYTATFNIPIDKENKGDTKFILYSSDLSKVYSTKDIHAHTDTAVISLGYQDKSSSNFCYSNKVSLRDITDHITNVISDSEYPFKTNEPICLKAIYKQEKGSKRYKEILWGYKVIKSKEYDELSKSNPKDAVDLKDQKSKEITFKILDVIQKDDLDKLKQGGHTIVFFAYLEGDKDKFKFYTRYGKNHIRIDIKIPLYIRFSNDKLVIYEFEHAIKEKVFDAKLKLSDNKDDALIKNDNYLYINKDISSNEINIYEDDKLSKELKSDEKTNKSYQIYAKEESSNNQSNADKDDKLGINLLNKENMDKFINSFNESKSLTRVDSGMWEDGDEGANVLIEIKDYPFTLDMLKQVFTNIKINQEYILQEMVDELNRRDDDGIQMYVKYKLNTRNRLEHFFGQCAVEVESSFPKLTESLDYSVEGLMGSNIGYFKNNYDRSKDIGRIKDKKGKIIQKANQEAIANLGYADENRPKDLRLGNTEEGDGWKYRGRGIIQITGREIYTEFNKFAHKVKLVGDEVSFVDNPELVAENKTFAFVSAAFFWAKKKNIYDRADKSKPELDNEEIVNRVTDLVNGGANKESRTKRINSYKRIREANIFKKFK; this is encoded by the coding sequence ATGCCTCTAACGCCCAGAAATGATGTAAATTTTAAAAGAAATTTAATAGATATTATAAAATTTTCATATGACAATGACATAAGTAGGCCATTTATATCTAACAACAAACTACTTATTGGATATGGCTTTAGCCTAAAAGATGATATAGAACTTATTTGTACTCAAATTTATAAAAACAACAAAGATAAAGTCATAAAAGATGTCAAGCGAACTATCACTAACACCACGAGCACGACTACCATAGAAAAGATAGATACAGATGAACTTTTAAAAAAGATAAATGACGCCGCAAAAGAGGCTTATGCAAAGTCTAGAAGTGCCGATACTTTACCTGAGTTTGAATTTAGCTCGGAAGATCAGCTAAATGCCATCTTGGAGCAAAAGCTTACGCCGCTAATCCAAGAGATAAATCAAAAATTAAACAACTCTCCACTTAAAAATTTACAAGCCGTTTCACTTACTTCAGATACACAAAACAGCCAAATTTCAAGAGAGCATGTCGCACTTTTAGCACTTCTTTATATCAGCAAGAAAAGTAATATTGATCCATCCCTAGCAAGCTACATCAAAAGCAAAAATCGTTTTAAGGCCTGGTTTTGGCTAGCATATGAGAGCTTTAGTGATGAAGCAAGCAATAAAATATCTCTTTTGCGAGAAAAAATTTCAAATCAGTTTGGGCTTTATGAAAGTGATGAACAAAATGTTAATTTTGCCGAGTGCATAGATGTTTTTAGCCATTTAAATATATCCAAAGCAAAATATAAATCAAAAAATCAAAACAATAAAGAGATCATCCAAGACGTCACTCATTTAGAATTTATGAAACTTCAAGAAAATGGATCAAATTTAAATGCATCAGATGCATCAAAGTGTGAGGCTTTATTTCAGCCATTTGTTACAAAGATAAATTCTTTATTAAGCACTCAAAGTACAAAGACCTTTAGCCTTGAAAACATATACTGCGTAAATTTAATCAGCTCAAATGCTTCAAACACTTCAAGAATAAATAAGCTCTTAAGGCAAAGAGAGGAGGAATTTTACAAACAAGAAAGTATACTCTTGCTATGTCCAAGGAAGATGACAACTCCCATTAGAGTCTTTCAACCTAAAAAGAGCGAATTTACCGTCGTGCTAGCTAGTCAGACTCCATTTGATTGCAGTGAGCTAAACCCAAAAGAGCTAAATTCTAGTAGGCCAAACTATGGCAAGGTAAATTTATGCGAGCTAATACTTACTGACTTTAAATTTGACTCTTATGAAGATAGTAAAAATGAAGAGATAAAATTTAAAAATACAAAGAGCAAAGATACGGTAATACTCTATCAAGAAAACAAAAATGAAGAAGATAAGATAAATGGTGCTACCTTTACTAGCATAAAGCAAAATAGTGATGATATAGAGTATAAACTAGAAGATGGCGCTATAAGCATGAAGTACTTTGAAGACCAAACGTCTAACAACAAACACCTAAATTTCTCTTTATTAAATTTTGCTAAAGAGAACAACTTTACCCTAAGAGATGATAAAGACTCAGCTATGTTTGATATAAGGCTTCGTCTAGCTCATGGCAACAATATAGTGCCCACATCAACATCAAGTTCAGGTCTTACTCTTACAATAAATAATCTCATCATTGAAAACGAAGATGGTAAGACAAGTGAAGATATAGATAAGATATATCTTCATCACTGCTTTGATAAAAGTATATATGAGAGTATATCTTTAGTAAAAAATGAAGACTCAGATATCAAAAACTCATATACAGCTACATTTAATATCCCAATAGATAAAGAGAATAAAGGAGATACTAAATTTATACTTTATTCAAGTGATCTAAGTAAAGTTTATAGCACTAAAGATATTCATGCTCACACTGATACAGCTGTAATATCTTTAGGATATCAAGATAAGAGTAGCTCTAACTTTTGCTATAGCAATAAGGTCTCGTTAAGAGATATAACAGATCATATAACAAATGTAATCTCTGATAGTGAGTATCCATTTAAGACAAATGAGCCAATATGCTTAAAGGCTATATATAAACAAGAAAAAGGTAGTAAGAGATATAAAGAGATACTTTGGGGATATAAGGTCATAAAAAGTAAAGAGTATGATGAGCTATCCAAATCAAATCCAAAAGATGCAGTGGACTTAAAAGATCAAAAGAGTAAAGAGATAACATTTAAAATTTTAGATGTTATACAAAAAGATGATCTAGATAAGCTAAAGCAAGGTGGTCATACTATAGTATTTTTTGCATATCTTGAAGGTGATAAGGATAAATTTAAGTTTTATACAAGATATGGCAAAAACCATATAAGGATAGATATAAAGATACCTTTATATATTAGATTTAGTAATGATAAGCTAGTTATATATGAGTTTGAGCATGCTATAAAAGAGAAGGTATTTGATGCTAAATTAAAGCTTAGTGATAATAAAGACGATGCTTTAATAAAAAATGATAATTACTTATATATAAATAAAGATATCTCATCAAATGAGATAAATATCTATGAAGATGATAAGCTAAGCAAAGAGCTAAAAAGTGATGAGAAGACAAATAAGAGCTATCAGATTTATGCAAAAGAAGAGAGCTCTAATAATCAGTCTAATGCAGATAAAGATGATAAGCTTGGTATAAATTTATTAAATAAAGAGAATATGGATAAATTTATTAACTCTTTTAATGAATCAAAGAGTTTAACCAGAGTAGATAGTGGTATGTGGGAAGATGGAGATGAGGGGGCAAATGTTTTAATAGAGATTAAAGATTATCCATTTACACTAGATATGTTAAAACAAGTGTTTACTAATATAAAAATAAATCAAGAATATATTCTGCAAGAGATGGTGGATGAGCTAAATAGAAGAGATGATGACGGAATTCAAATGTATGTAAAATATAAGCTTAATACTAGAAATAGATTAGAACATTTTTTTGGGCAATGTGCGGTAGAGGTGGAAAGTAGCTTCCCAAAACTGACAGAGAGCTTAGATTATAGCGTGGAAGGTCTTATGGGGTCTAATATTGGCTATTTTAAAAATAATTATGATAGAAGTAAGGATATAGGAAGAATAAAAGACAAAAAAGGAAAAATAATTCAAAAAGCCAATCAAGAAGCCATAGCCAATCTAGGATATGCTGATGAAAATAGACCTAAGGACTTGCGACTTGGCAATACCGAAGAAGGTGACGGCTGGAAATATAGAGGTAGAGGGATAATACAAATAACTGGTAGAGAAATATATACCGAATTTAATAAATTCGCACACAAAGTTAAATTAGTAGGAGATGAAGTAAGCTTTGTGGATAATCCAGAACTGGTAGCTGAAAATAAAACCTTTGCTTTTGTGTCGGCTGCATTTTTCTGGGCTAAAAAAAAGAACATTTACGATAGAGCCGATAAAAGCAAGCCGGAATTAGACAATGAAGAAATAGTAAATAGAGTAACAGATTTAGTAAATGGCGGTGCAAATAAAGAAAGCAGAACAAAAAGAATAAACTCTTATAAACGTATAAGAGAAGCAAATATATTTAAGAAATTTAAATAA
- the fliR gene encoding flagellar biosynthetic protein FliR, producing the protein MELVEFFGADKVITFMLLFARLSGLIVFFPFFSHNQIPMVVKTLLVFALCIVLFPLSHAHEHAINFLIMEILSEAMLGLCAGLLLNIVFAILQMAGEQISMIMGFSMASVLDPQTGTNSPVIANILNFIALLAFLMLDGHHLILQFYSTSLSAIPLGDFYPRSGVMSYALKLFGNLFMFGFVLAFPIIALSILSDAIFGMLMKTMPQFNLLVVGYPIKVSIGFSVLIAILAGIIKIITDMMVQILNDMPALFF; encoded by the coding sequence ATGGAACTAGTCGAGTTTTTTGGAGCTGATAAAGTCATAACCTTTATGCTCCTTTTTGCACGTCTTAGTGGGCTTATCGTATTTTTTCCATTTTTTTCTCACAATCAAATCCCAATGGTCGTAAAAACTTTGCTAGTTTTCGCCCTTTGTATCGTGCTTTTCCCGCTCTCACATGCCCATGAGCATGCTATAAATTTTTTGATCATGGAAATTTTAAGTGAGGCTATGCTCGGACTTTGTGCTGGGCTTTTGCTAAATATCGTTTTTGCTATACTTCAAATGGCGGGCGAGCAGATCTCTATGATTATGGGTTTTTCGATGGCTTCAGTGCTTGATCCGCAAACTGGTACAAATTCGCCAGTAATTGCAAATATTCTAAATTTTATTGCGCTTCTTGCATTTTTGATGCTTGATGGACACCATTTGATATTACAGTTTTATTCCACTTCACTTTCTGCTATACCGCTTGGAGATTTTTATCCAAGAAGTGGTGTGATGAGCTACGCCCTAAAGCTTTTTGGCAATCTTTTTATGTTTGGATTTGTTCTGGCTTTTCCTATTATCGCGCTTTCTATACTTTCAGATGCTATTTTTGGCATGCTTATGAAAACTATGCCACAATTTAACCTATTAGTCGTTGGCTATCCTATTAAGGTAAGTATCGGCTTTTCGGTTTTGATAGCTATTTTAGCTGGCATTATAAAAATCATAACTGATATGATGGTGCAGATTTTAAACGATATGCCAGCACTATTTTTTTAA
- a CDS encoding Highly acidic protein, producing the protein MKVALVNKNPAVSRLITLSLNKLGIEYSEFDDVNSVGDQFDYIIIDSDMDSSDVNLNQKIMYLAPRGSEKPDFADVMLEKPFLPTEFISLFEQNKDTDNDKELELGLDESANFNDFDESNKNFDDLENFELPEIDMGLENLAKEDDKADKFDNEALDDEFLKEELSELEAEDLKDKDISFDETDTELIDDDIINDIASKYMADSEDIDKSLEQNNEPPVIKEEHSNDFDELSSLVDEIDDMGESDLADEEAKNELDKMVEQNSQNLETAELNEDFVDDISQSKKELSEIESLDKELNEEASEDSKNFDELETDFGSDENFEPESSEANLIDEASQNLEEDRDEESTKEAEEISLGEDIDLEKEPAKEDHEEISEEAIAQEDLGMVDEVFEEENFKEETLGSPNFDVASIEEIDENTMQAAFGLNNAPQTSSCDEIKIDADYKEELTKKITKHVHESLNESSLRDVLKDMNIKINISFEEK; encoded by the coding sequence ATGAAAGTTGCACTTGTAAACAAAAACCCAGCAGTTTCTCGCCTTATAACGTTAAGTTTAAATAAGCTAGGCATAGAATATAGCGAATTTGACGATGTTAATAGTGTTGGAGATCAATTTGATTATATTATCATCGATAGTGATATGGATAGCAGCGATGTTAATTTAAATCAAAAGATAATGTATCTAGCACCTAGAGGCAGTGAAAAGCCAGATTTTGCTGATGTTATGCTTGAAAAGCCCTTTTTACCAACAGAATTTATTAGTTTGTTTGAACAAAACAAAGATACTGACAATGATAAAGAACTTGAGCTTGGACTAGATGAGTCTGCAAATTTTAATGACTTTGACGAAAGTAATAAAAACTTTGATGATTTAGAAAATTTTGAGCTTCCAGAAATTGACATGGGACTTGAAAATTTAGCAAAAGAAGATGATAAGGCAGATAAATTTGATAATGAGGCTTTAGATGATGAGTTTTTAAAAGAGGAGCTAAGTGAACTAGAGGCCGAGGATTTAAAGGATAAAGATATCAGTTTTGATGAAACAGACACTGAACTCATAGATGATGATATTATAAATGACATAGCTAGCAAATATATGGCTGATTCAGAAGATATAGATAAATCCTTAGAGCAAAACAATGAGCCGCCTGTGATAAAAGAAGAGCATAGCAATGACTTTGATGAGCTTAGTTCGCTTGTAGATGAGATAGATGATATGGGCGAGAGCGACTTGGCGGATGAAGAGGCTAAAAATGAGCTTGATAAAATGGTCGAGCAAAATTCTCAAAATTTAGAAACTGCCGAGCTTAATGAAGATTTTGTAGATGATATAAGCCAAAGTAAAAAAGAGCTAAGTGAGATCGAATCTTTGGATAAAGAGCTAAACGAAGAAGCTAGTGAAGATAGCAAAAATTTTGATGAGCTAGAGACTGATTTTGGTAGTGATGAAAATTTTGAGCCTGAAAGTAGCGAGGCAAATTTGATAGATGAAGCTAGTCAAAATTTAGAGGAAGATAGAGATGAAGAATCTACCAAAGAAGCAGAGGAGATTTCTTTGGGCGAAGATATAGACCTTGAAAAAGAGCCAGCCAAAGAAGATCATGAAGAAATTTCTGAAGAAGCCATTGCTCAAGAAGATCTAGGTATGGTAGATGAGGTGTTTGAGGAAGAAAATTTTAAAGAAGAGACGTTGGGTAGCCCAAATTTTGATGTAGCGTCTATTGAAGAAATAGATGAAAATACGATGCAAGCAGCATTTGGATTAAATAATGCACCACAAACTAGCTCATGCGATGAAATAAAAATCGATGCTGACTATAAAGAAGAGCTAACCAAAAAGATCACAAAACATGTCCATGAGTCGTTAAATGAAAGCTCGCTAAGAGATGTGCTAAAAGATATGAACATAAAGATAAATATAAGTTTTGAGGAAAAGTAG
- the gmk gene encoding guanylate kinase has protein sequence MQGQILVVSGPSGSGKSTLLSRLLKEEKDLYFSISSTTRAKRDGEVDGVDYYFIKEDEFKSGIEKGEFLEWAQVHKNYYGTSLKPVLAALEAGKIVIFDIDVQGFHIALEKFKSYITSVFITTSNKKELKKRLKNRGTDSEETIENRLMNAVGEMEHILEYDYFLVNDDIEKSYKGLKSILRAMRLKSSKIDLRRVIDEWIDC, from the coding sequence TTGCAAGGACAAATTTTAGTAGTTTCTGGGCCTAGCGGAAGTGGAAAAAGTACTCTTTTGAGCCGTCTTTTAAAGGAAGAGAAGGATCTTTATTTCTCTATCTCAAGTACGACTAGAGCAAAAAGAGATGGAGAAGTCGATGGAGTGGATTACTATTTTATAAAAGAAGATGAGTTTAAAAGCGGCATAGAAAAGGGCGAATTTTTAGAATGGGCGCAGGTCCATAAAAACTATTATGGAACGAGTCTAAAGCCTGTTTTGGCAGCACTTGAGGCTGGCAAGATAGTCATATTTGACATTGACGTGCAAGGCTTTCACATTGCACTTGAAAAATTTAAAAGCTATATCACTTCAGTTTTTATCACAACTTCAAACAAAAAAGAGCTTAAAAAGCGCTTGAAAAACCGCGGAACTGATAGTGAGGAGACGATAGAAAATCGCCTAATGAACGCAGTTGGTGAGATGGAGCACATCTTAGAATATGATTATTTTTTGGTAAATGATGACATTGAAAAGAGTTATAAGGGCCTAAAATCAATTCTTAGAGCGATGAGGCTAAAAAGCTCGAAAATAGACTTAAGACGCGTTATTGATGAGTGGATAGATTGCTAG
- the gpmI gene encoding 2,3-bisphosphoglycerate-independent phosphoglycerate mutase, translated as MSQKTILIITDGIGFNKSGKFNAFEAAKKPNYEKFFKEIPNSLIKTSGNAVGLPEGQMGNSEVGHMCIGSGRVLYQNLVKISRSFADGSIAENEALKALFKKCKKIHVIGLYSDGGVHSHMEHFDGMCELASKNGCEVFAHAITDGRDVSPNSGLNFIKSLEAKFKVATVCGRFYAMDRDKRWERVKEAYDSLVNGANLSNLAPSEYLQKSYDEGVTDEFVKPASFNGFKGMSEDDGVIFINFRNDRAREICQALGDEKFIEFERPFAIKNLITMTEYDANFKFEVLFKNEKIKNTLSEVIAAAGLRQLHTAETEKYAHVTFFFNGGVEELASNETRVLIPSPKVKTYDEKPEMSAAEVCKAVLKGMDDEQDFIVVNFANGDMVGHTGNYEAAIKAVEAVDTALGEIYAKAKEKNYAMIITSDHGNCEEMRDSSGELLTNHTTYDVFCFVMADGVKKVKNGGLNNIAPSVLKIMGLEIPAEMDEALI; from the coding sequence ATGAGTCAAAAAACTATTTTAATAATAACTGATGGTATTGGATTTAATAAAAGCGGTAAATTTAACGCATTTGAGGCGGCTAAAAAGCCAAATTACGAGAAATTTTTTAAAGAAATTCCAAACTCGCTCATAAAAACCTCTGGAAACGCTGTGGGACTACCTGAAGGGCAGATGGGAAACAGCGAAGTAGGGCATATGTGTATAGGAAGTGGGCGAGTTTTGTATCAAAATTTGGTCAAAATTTCACGCAGCTTCGCTGACGGCTCGATAGCAGAAAATGAAGCCCTAAAAGCTCTTTTTAAAAAGTGCAAAAAAATTCACGTCATAGGGCTTTATAGCGACGGCGGCGTGCACTCACATATGGAGCATTTTGATGGTATGTGCGAGCTTGCCAGCAAAAATGGTTGCGAAGTTTTTGCCCATGCTATCACCGACGGACGTGACGTTAGCCCAAATAGCGGTCTAAATTTCATAAAAAGCTTGGAGGCTAAATTTAAAGTAGCTACCGTTTGTGGGAGATTTTACGCGATGGATAGAGATAAACGCTGGGAGCGCGTAAAAGAGGCCTATGATAGCCTAGTAAATGGGGCAAATTTAAGCAATCTAGCACCAAGCGAGTATCTACAAAAAAGCTATGATGAGGGCGTGACTGATGAGTTTGTAAAGCCAGCGAGCTTTAACGGCTTTAAGGGTATGAGCGAAGATGATGGCGTGATCTTTATAAATTTTCGAAATGATAGAGCAAGAGAAATTTGTCAGGCTTTAGGTGATGAGAAATTTATCGAGTTTGAGAGACCTTTTGCTATCAAAAATCTTATCACCATGACTGAATACGACGCAAATTTTAAATTTGAAGTGCTCTTTAAGAATGAAAAGATAAAAAACACGCTAAGTGAGGTCATCGCAGCCGCTGGATTAAGGCAGCTTCACACGGCTGAGACCGAAAAATACGCTCACGTAACTTTTTTCTTTAACGGCGGCGTTGAGGAGCTAGCCAGCAACGAAACAAGAGTGCTTATCCCTAGCCCAAAGGTAAAAACCTACGATGAAAAGCCAGAGATGAGTGCAGCAGAGGTTTGCAAAGCCGTGCTAAAGGGTATGGATGACGAGCAGGACTTCATTGTGGTAAATTTCGCAAATGGCGATATGGTAGGGCACACTGGCAACTATGAGGCAGCTATAAAAGCAGTAGAGGCGGTAGATACGGCTCTTGGAGAAATTTACGCCAAGGCAAAAGAGAAAAACTATGCGATGATCATCACGAGCGATCACGGAAACTGCGAAGAAATGCGTGATAGCAGCGGTGAGCTACTGACAAATCACACGACTTATGATGTCTTTTGTTTTGTGATGGCTGATGGCGTAAAAAAAGTAAAAAACGGTGGTCTAAACAATATCGCTCCTAGTGTTTTAAAGATTATGGGACTTGAAATTCCAGCTGAGATGGACGAGGCGTTAATATAA
- the mraY gene encoding phospho-N-acetylmuramoyl-pentapeptide-transferase produces MFYYIYEILNFNIFQYITVRAGIAFFIAFALTTYLMPKFITWAKAKNAAQPIYELAPQTHQKKAKTPTMGGLVFVFTAVLSTIICARLDNAFVLTSLFCLVCFTLLGYKDDYSKILGAKNHAGLSPKAKLFFQFLIAFLIASFLYFSKELSTEFYLPFYKQPIFDMKIFAIFFWTLVIVAASNSVNLTDGLDGLATVPSIFSLLTLGVFAYICGHAVFSSYLLLPKIIGVGESVVVSSALIGSLMGFLWFNCHPAEVFMGDSGSLSVGAYIGFMGVATKNEILLIIIGLIFVVETLSVILQVGSFKIFKRRIFLMAPIHHHFEIKGWAENKIIVRFWIIALLANLIALTALKIR; encoded by the coding sequence ATGTTTTACTATATCTATGAAATTTTAAATTTTAATATCTTTCAATACATCACCGTCCGTGCTGGTATCGCTTTTTTCATCGCTTTTGCACTCACAACTTATTTGATGCCCAAATTTATCACTTGGGCAAAGGCAAAAAACGCCGCCCAGCCTATCTACGAGCTTGCCCCACAAACTCACCAAAAAAAGGCCAAAACGCCGACCATGGGCGGACTTGTCTTTGTCTTTACAGCCGTACTTTCCACGATAATTTGCGCAAGGCTTGATAACGCATTTGTCTTAACATCGCTCTTTTGCCTAGTTTGCTTTACACTGCTTGGCTACAAGGACGATTACAGTAAAATTTTAGGAGCAAAAAATCACGCCGGCCTAAGCCCAAAAGCAAAACTATTTTTTCAATTTCTCATCGCCTTTTTGATCGCATCATTTTTGTACTTTAGCAAAGAGTTAAGCACTGAATTTTACCTACCATTTTATAAGCAACCGATCTTTGACATGAAAATTTTTGCCATTTTCTTTTGGACACTGGTCATAGTCGCTGCTTCAAATTCAGTAAATTTAACAGACGGGCTTGACGGGCTAGCTACTGTGCCATCGATATTTTCACTTTTAACACTTGGCGTTTTTGCTTATATCTGCGGACACGCTGTCTTTAGCTCATATTTACTCTTGCCAAAGATCATAGGTGTTGGTGAAAGCGTTGTTGTATCTTCAGCTTTAATTGGCTCATTGATGGGCTTTTTATGGTTTAATTGCCATCCAGCCGAAGTCTTTATGGGCGATAGCGGTAGCTTAAGCGTTGGAGCATATATCGGTTTTATGGGCGTTGCGACCAAAAACGAAATCTTACTCATCATTATTGGCCTTATATTTGTCGTTGAAACCCTAAGTGTTATCTTGCAAGTGGGTAGCTTTAAAATTTTTAAACGCAGAATTTTCCTCATGGCGCCTATACATCACCATTTTGAAATAAAAGGCTGGGCAGAAAATAAGATCATCGTTCGCTTTTGGATCATCGCACTTTTAGCAAATCTAATAGCACTAACCGCACTAAAGATCAGATAA
- the murD gene encoding UDP-N-acetylmuramoyl-L-alanine--D-glutamate ligase produces the protein MRKSLFGYGGTIKAIAKNFTKDGLWDIYDDKFSEISKDEFGNTLLPVSEFDPAKSSLEIPSPGIPPHHELIKKARNLVSEYDYFYEIYKENLPFNIWISGTNGKTTTTKMTQHLLESKGSVMGGNVGIALANLDSNAKIWILETSSFTLHYTNHATPGIYVLLPITPDHLSWHGNMSEYEKAKLKPLASMSESSVAIVPEIYANTPTKAKVISYKDESDLAKFCGVSVDDINFKTPFLLDALLALAVEKILFDRCDVALLNTFVIEANKLEEFSDKNGRIWVNDTKATNIDASIQAVKRYKDHFIHLILGGDDKGVDMTPLFEGLKSLRVKIYAIGSNSDKLMKLATKFGIPALKCGFLQNAVNEINKELKTSEIALLSPAAASLDQFRSYAERGDKFKEFIKAL, from the coding sequence ATGAGAAAATCGCTATTTGGCTACGGTGGCACGATAAAGGCAATCGCAAAGAATTTCACAAAAGACGGTCTTTGGGATATCTATGATGATAAATTTAGTGAAATTTCAAAAGATGAGTTTGGCAACACTCTTTTGCCAGTTAGCGAATTTGATCCAGCAAAAAGCAGCCTAGAGATACCAAGTCCAGGTATCCCGCCTCATCACGAGCTTATTAAAAAAGCTAGAAATTTGGTAAGCGAGTATGACTATTTTTATGAAATTTATAAAGAAAATCTGCCATTTAATATCTGGATAAGTGGCACAAACGGCAAGACTACGACAACCAAGATGACACAGCACCTACTAGAGAGCAAGGGCTCAGTCATGGGTGGCAACGTTGGCATTGCGCTGGCAAATTTAGACTCAAACGCTAAAATTTGGATACTTGAGACTAGCTCATTTACACTTCACTACACAAATCACGCTACACCTGGTATCTACGTGCTTTTGCCGATCACTCCAGATCATCTAAGCTGGCATGGCAATATGAGCGAATACGAAAAGGCTAAGCTAAAGCCGCTTGCTAGCATGAGCGAAAGTAGCGTGGCGATCGTGCCTGAAATTTACGCCAACACGCCAACAAAGGCAAAAGTGATCTCTTACAAAGATGAGAGCGATCTGGCTAAATTTTGTGGTGTAAGCGTAGATGATATAAATTTCAAAACGCCATTTTTGCTTGATGCACTGCTAGCACTGGCGGTGGAGAAAATTTTATTTGACCGCTGCGATGTCGCGCTTTTAAATACCTTCGTCATCGAGGCAAACAAGCTTGAAGAATTTAGCGATAAAAATGGCAGAATCTGGGTCAATGACACAAAAGCGACCAATATCGACGCGAGTATACAGGCCGTTAAACGCTACAAAGATCATTTCATACATCTAATACTTGGTGGCGATGATAAGGGTGTTGACATGACGCCACTTTTTGAAGGCTTAAAGAGTTTAAGAGTAAAAATTTACGCCATTGGCTCAAATAGTGACAAACTCATGAAATTAGCGACTAAATTTGGCATACCAGCTTTGAAATGCGGCTTTTTGCAAAATGCTGTCAATGAGATAAATAAAGAGCTAAAGACTAGCGAGATAGCACTTCTAAGCCCGGCGGCTGCGAGCCTTGATCAGTTTAGGAGTTATGCCGAGCGAGGCGATAAATTTAAAGAGTTTATAAAGGCGCTTTAA